The Camelina sativa cultivar DH55 chromosome 14, Cs, whole genome shotgun sequence genome includes a window with the following:
- the LOC104741159 gene encoding origin of replication complex subunit 6 isoform X3: MDISDIAKKLGLDNNKLLIRKAAEIRRLCDAQFDSSIIGVGEICKAVICMEIAATRLQILFDRQAAIKLSGMSEKAYSRSFNSLQNVIGIKIKLNVRELAVQFGCVRIIKSVQNVLTSYKERFLASLPASRRANADFTRPVFTAAAFYLCAKKQKLKVDKLRLIEVCGTSESEFSCVSTSMTDLCFDCVGISKEKKDAKDVKGNRDLLDVLPGKRRLEDGGYSSDEDVYSWQLASFL, translated from the exons ATGGATATCTCCGACATAGCTAAGAAACTTGGTCTGGATAACAACAAGCTTTTAATCAGAAAAGCTGCAGAGATCCGCCGTCTTTGTGATGCCCAGTTCGATTCATCCATCATCGGCGTT GGTGAGATCTGTAAAGCTGTGATATGTATGGAGATCGCCGCCACTag ATTGCAGATTCTGTTCGATAGACAAGCAGCGATTAAGTTGAGTGGTATGTCTGAAAAGGCTTACTCTAGATCATTCAATAGTCTTCAAAACGTTATTGGGATCAA GATTAAGCTTAATGTAAGAGAATTGGCTGTTCAGTTTGGTTGCGTTAGGATAATCAAATCTGTGCAAAATGTTCTTACCTC GTATAAGGAGCGGTTTCTTGCATCGCTACCAGCGTCGAGACGGGCGAATGCTGATTTTACTAGACCTGTATTTACAGCTGCTGCTTTTTATTTATGTGCTAAGAAGCAGAAG CTTAAGGTAGATAAGCTTAGGCTGATTGAGGTGTGTGGAACATCAGAGTCTGAGTTCTCTTGC GTCTCAACCTCCATGACGGACCTTTGCTTTGATTGTGTTGGGAtttcaaaggaaaagaaagatgCAAAGGACGTGAAAGGAAACCGAG ACTTGCTTGATGTGTTACCTGGAAAGAGGAGACTAGAGGATGGTGGATATTCATCTGATGAAGATGTATATTCTTGGCAACTGGCTTCTTTCCTGTAA
- the LOC104741158 gene encoding cullin-3A, protein MSNQKKRNFQIEAFKHRVVVDPKYADKTWQILERAIHQIYNQDASGLSFEELYRNAYNMVLHKFGEKLYTGFIVTMTAHLKEKSKLIEAAQGGSFLEELNKKWNEHNKALEMIRDILMYMDRTYIESTKKTHVHPMGFSLWRDNVVHFTKIHTRLLNTLLDLVQKERTGEVIDRGLMRSVIKMFMDLGESVYQEDFEKPFLDASSEFYKVESQEFIESCDCGDYLKKAEKRLTEEIDRVAHYLDPKSEEKITSVVEKEMIANHMQRLVHMENSGLVYMLLHDKYEDLGRMYNLFRRVTNGLLTVRDVMTSHLREMGKQLVTDPEKSKDPVEFVQRLLDERDKYDKVISTAFGNDKTFQNALNSSFEHFINLNARSPEFISLFVDDKLRKGLKGFVDVDVEVILDKVMMLFRYLQEKDVFEKYYKQHLAKRLLSGKTVSDDAERSLIVKLKTECGYQFTSKLEGMFTDMKTSEDTMRGFYGSHPELSEGPTLIVQVLTTGSWPTQPAVPCNLPAEVSVLCEKFRSYYLGTHTGRRLTWQTNMGTADIKALFGKGQKHELNVSTFQMCVLMLFNNADRLSYKEIEQATEIPASDLKRCLQSLACVKGKNVIKKEPMSKDIGEEDSFYVNEKFTSKFYKVKIGTVVAQKETEPEKQETRQRVEEDRKPQIEAAIVRIMKSRKILDHNNIIAEVTKQLQPRFLANPTEIKKRIESLIERDFLERDSTDRKLYRYLA, encoded by the exons atgagtaatcagaagaagagaaattttCAGATAGAGGCGTTTAAGCATCGAGTCGTTGTAGATCCCAAATACGCTGATAAAACTTGGCAGATTCTTGAGCGTGCGATCCATCAGATTTACAATCAAGATGCTAGCGGTCTCAGTTTCGAAGAGCTTTACAG AAACGCATACAACATGGTCCTGCACAAGTTTGGTGAGAAGCTTTACACTGGGTTTATTGTTACTATGACTGCTCATCTCAAAGAAAAATCCAAGCTGATTGAGGCAGCTCAGGGAGGATCGTTCCTTGAAGAGCTCAATAAGAAATGGAATGAGCACAACAAAGCCTTGGAGATGATTCGGGATATTCTCATGTACATGGATAGGACTTACATTGAGAGCACCAAAAAGACCCATGTTCATCCCATGGGGTTTAGCTTGTGGAGGGATAACGTTGTGCATTTCACTAAGATACATACGAGGCTTCTAAACACTCTCCTTGATCTAGTGCAGAAGGAACGGACTGGTGAAGTCATAGACAGGGGTTTGATGAGGAGTGTGATTAAGATGTTTATGGACTTGGGTGAATCTGTGTATCAGGAGGATTTTGAGAAGCCGTTTTTGGATGCTTCTTCTGAGTTTTACAAGGTTGAGTCTCAGGAGTTTATTGAATCTTGTGATTGTGGGGATTACCTAAAGAAAGCTGAGAAACGCCTGACTGAAGAAATAGATAGGGTAGCGCACTACTTGGATCCCAAGAGCGAAGAGAAGATTACCAGTGTGGTTGAGAAAGAGATGATTGCCAACCACATGCAGAGACTCGTTCACATGGAGAATTCAGGTCTGGTTTATATGCTTCTGCATGACAAGTATGAAGATTTGGGTAGGATGTACAACTTGTTCCGCAGGGTTACCAACGGTCTTCTCACTGTCAGAGATGTTATGACTTCACATCTTAGGGAGATGGGAAAGCAACTGGTAACTGATCCGGAAAAGTCAAAGGACCCGGTGGAATTTGTTCAGCGACTATTGGATGAGCGGGATAAATATGACAAAGTCATCAGCACGGCTTTCGGCAATGATAAAACATTTCAGAACGCGCTAAACTCTTCATTCGAGCATTTCATCAACTTGAATGCTCGTTCTCCTGAGTTCATCTCCCTGTTTGTTGATGACAAGCTACGTAAAGGGCTTAAGGGTTTCGTCGATGTGGATGTGGAGGTTATTCTCGATAAAGTTATGATGCTGTTCCGCTATTTACAAGAGAAGGATGTGTTTGAGAAGTACTACAAGCAGCATTTGGCTAAAAGGCTTCTCTCAGGCAAAACTGTGTCGGATGACGCAGAAAGAAGTTTGATAGTGAAACTGAAGACAGAATGTGGCTATCAGTTCACTTCAAAATTGGAAGGCATGTTCACTGACATGAAGACTTCAGAGGACACAATGCGAGGGTTCTATGGCAGTCACCCCGAGCTTTCAGAAGGACCAACACTTATTGTTCAGGTTCTTACAACCGGTTCTTGGCCAACACAGCCAGCAGTACCTTGTAATCTCCCAGCTGAAGTGTCAGTTCTCTGTGAGAAGTTCCGTTCTTACTACCTTGGGACCCATACCGGTAGAAGATTAACCTGGCAAACTAACATGGGCACAGCTGATATCAAAGCCCTCTTTGGAAAGGGTCAGAAACATGAATTGAACGTGTCGACTTTCCAGATGTGTGTTCTCATGTTGTTCAATAACGCTGATCGTCTCAGCTACAAAGAGATTGAACAGGCTACTGAAATCCCGGCGTCAGATCTGAAACGCTGTTTGCAGTCGCTGGCATGTGTAAAAGGCAAAAACGTCATAAAGAAAGAACCCATGAGCAAGGACATAGGAGAGGAGGATTCGTTTTATGTAAACGAGAAGTTCACGAGCAAGTTTTACAAAGTAAAGATAGGAACCGTAGTGGCCCAGAAGGAGACAGAACCGGAGAAGCAAGAGACGAGGCAGAGAGTGGAAGAAGACAGGAAACCTCAGATCGAAGCAGCGATTGTGAGGATCATGAAGTCCAGAAAAATACTGGACCACAACAACATAATCGCAGAGGTGACCAAACAGTTGCAGCCACGGTTCCTGGCTAACCCAACGGAGATCAAGAAGAGAATCGAGTCGCTCATTGAACGTGATTTCTTGGAAAGGGATAGTACAGACCGGAAACTTTACCGCTATCTAGCCTAA
- the LOC104741157 gene encoding LOW QUALITY PROTEIN: putative F-box/FBD/LRR-repeat protein At1g22000 (The sequence of the model RefSeq protein was modified relative to this genomic sequence to represent the inferred CDS: inserted 2 bases in 1 codon), which translates to MKVRNASNAIKYILRPDGSKSETLEEIHQLAEGCWSFLWDIIHSEKHLSTITETEGCQIIETRICALPDDLLLRILCYVPTKDAVATSVLSKRWRYVWTMLPILEFKDDGSEGVGWFIDNSLQLHKAPKLYNLIAEVGPRCPVDVNVGKWVENAVHKGVEVLDFKLLWTAQPTSFRKWLYTCNTLVDLTLSNQIVVDVSFPVRLPSLLYLTLEYVVYKDEDSLFKLLSSSPVLEWLMVSRREDDNLKNFTVKVSSLETLFYEGAEVGDNEFDEVGDNEVDEVGXDNDLAIDEEEDVDDLSGWLIIESPSLTKLDLFDVSDYCLIENMSCLDEAFISSVPNHDEKFLRSLSSVIHLLLLFTKSMVASCNAIKFSRLIEFYFRPDDLVDWLEPLMSLLKNSPKLKTLTIDTEISDHPLSWNQSSSISGCLLSHLETLGWRGYGGREYEKKLLDYILANSKCLKTVKISLLATCNLEETQKELKSMPRMSTSSLISTQMTWRFNGITIE; encoded by the exons ATGAAGGTCAGGAATGCCTCAAACGCAATTAAGTACATCCTCAGGCCGGATGGTTCAAAGTCAGAAACATTGGAGGAGATTCACCAGCTAGCTGAGGG CTGTTGGTCTTTTTTGTGGGATATTATCCACAGCGAGAAGCATCTATCAACTATTACAGAAACCGAAGGTTGTCAGATAATCGAAACTAGGATCTGTGCTTTGCCCGACGATTTGCTCTTGCGAATCTTGTGCTACGTCCCCACAAAAGATGCAGTCGCCACTTCAGTCTTGTCTAAACGATGGCGTTATGTCTGGACGATGCTGCCTATACTCGAGTTCAAAGACGATGGCAGCGAGGGCGTTGGGTGGTTTATTGATAATTCATTGCAACTCCATAAGGCACCGAAACTATATAATTTGATTGCCGAAGTCGGTCCACGTTGTCCTGTTGATGTAAATGTTGGAAAGTGGGTTGAGAACGCAGTTCATAAAGGTGTGGAAGTGTTAGATTTCAAGCTCCTATGGACCGCACAGCCCACAAGCTTTCGTAAGTGGCTTTACACATGCAACACGCTCGTTGATTTAACTCTATCCAACCAGATTGTAGTGGATGTTTCTTTCCCGGTTCGCCTACCATCTCTCTTATATCTGACTCTTGAATACGTGGTGTATAAAGACGAAGACTCTCTTTTTAAGCTTTTATCAAGTTCCCCTGTTCTCGAGTGGCTGATGGTGAGTCGACGTGAGGATGACAACTTGAAGAACTTTACCGTGAAAGTTTCTTCCTTAGAAACATTATTTTATGAGGGTGCTGAGGTAGGGGATAATGAGTTTGATGAGGTAGGGGATAATGAGGTTGATGAGGTAGG TGATAATGACTTAGCGAttgatgaggaagaggatgttGATGATCTCAGTGGATGGTTGATAATAGAATCCCCTTCATTGACAAAGTTGGACTTATTTGACGTTTCGGACTATTGCTTGATAGAGAATATGTCTTGCCTTGATGAGGCATTCATCAGTAGTGTTCCTAACCACGATGAAAAGTTTCTGAGATCTCTTTCTTCTGTCATACATCTACTTTTATTGTTTACCAAATCAATG GTTGCAAGCTGTAACGCCATCAAGTTCTCTCGGCTTATAGAGTTTTACTTTCGTCCAGATGATTTAGTAGATTGGTTGGAACCACTTATGTCTTTGCTTAAAAATTCTCCTAAACTAAAAACTCTTACGATTGACACT GAAATCAGCGATCACCCACTTTCCTGGAATCAGTCGAGTTCTATATCAGGATGCCTGTTGTCTCATCTAGAGACATTGGGGTGGAGAGGCTATGGAGGAAGAGAATATGAGAAAAAACTATTGGACTACATTCTCGCAAACTCAAAGTGTTTAAAGACAGTGAAGATCTCCCTCTTAGCAACCTGCAATCTTGAAGAGACACAAAAGGAGTTAAAATCTATGCCTAGGATGTCAACATCATCTCTAATCTCCACTCAAATGACATGGAGGTTTAACGGAATCACAATTGAGTAG
- the LOC109128604 gene encoding hyphal wall protein 1-like has translation MAGAPDPNPPVPPDPPSLGPHALKDAVMTEPDMVSLIAAGPHPPSQTCNSAPPLAQGILGSHPPSVSIATSGLPLPSSGKPVSTVLTSQVDFGLPNQTTQGPLPASPPEYNWASRCKGASKFPNTEAEVSVSAEGTPRVKVPNAVFERGARLHSDYIVDIFYVKAPSYGKVWAVLNYLWEWKASFSRDPPSLQKAPIWATLSRVPFDLLTAEGLSFISSPLGKICAC, from the exons ATGGCCGGCGCTCCGGATCCTAACCCCCCGGTTCCTCCTGATCCTCCCAGTTTGGGTCCGCATGCTCTGAAAGATGCAGTTATGACAGAGCCAGATATGGTTTCCCTAATAGCTGCAGGTCCTCATCCACCTAGTCAGACATGTAACTCAGCTCCTCCTCTTGCTCAAGGGATCTTGGGTTCGCATCCTCCTTCTGTCTCAATTGCTACTTCGGGTCTCCCTCTCCCTTCTTCGGGAAAGCCGGTTTCCACTGTTTTGACTTCACAAGTCGATTTTGGTCTCCCAAACCAAACTACCCAGGGACCTCTTCCTGCCTCTCCCCCTGAGTACAACTGGGCTTCTCGATGCAAGGGTGCTTCAAAGTTCCCTAACACTGAAGCTGAGGTCTCCGTTTCGGCGGAAGGAACTCCTAGAGTCAAGGTTCCGAATGCAGTCTTCGAGAGAGGAGCACGTCTTCACTCGGATTACATAGTCGACATATTCTATGTTAAAGCCCCTTCCTACGGTAAAGTCTGGGCAGTCCTTAACTATCTATGGG AGTGGAAGGCTTCTTTCAGCCGAGACCCTCCATCCTTGCAGAAGGCGCCAATATGGGCTACTCTATCTCGGGTACCTTTCGATCTGCTCACAGCCGAGGGCCTGAGCTTCATCTCCAGTCCTCTTGGTAAAATTTGTGCATGCTAA
- the LOC104741159 gene encoding origin of replication complex subunit 6 isoform X2 codes for MDISDIAKKLGLDNNKLLIRKAAEIRRLCDAQFDSSIIGVGEICKAVICMEIAATRLQILFDRQAAIKLSGMSEKAYSRSFNSLQNVIGIKIKLNVRELAVQFGCVRIIKSVQNVLTSYKERFLASLPASRRANADFTRPVFTAAAFYLCAKKQKLKVDKLRLIEVCGTSESEFSCVSTSMTDLCFDCVGISKEKKDAKDVKGNRDLLDVLPGKRRLEDGGYSSDEDSSCYKRHKKMEEAKYEDWKSTVVNSIKQNPEKGPKRVIQASLNFPKKTETKELPVDS; via the exons ATGGATATCTCCGACATAGCTAAGAAACTTGGTCTGGATAACAACAAGCTTTTAATCAGAAAAGCTGCAGAGATCCGCCGTCTTTGTGATGCCCAGTTCGATTCATCCATCATCGGCGTT GGTGAGATCTGTAAAGCTGTGATATGTATGGAGATCGCCGCCACTag ATTGCAGATTCTGTTCGATAGACAAGCAGCGATTAAGTTGAGTGGTATGTCTGAAAAGGCTTACTCTAGATCATTCAATAGTCTTCAAAACGTTATTGGGATCAA GATTAAGCTTAATGTAAGAGAATTGGCTGTTCAGTTTGGTTGCGTTAGGATAATCAAATCTGTGCAAAATGTTCTTACCTC GTATAAGGAGCGGTTTCTTGCATCGCTACCAGCGTCGAGACGGGCGAATGCTGATTTTACTAGACCTGTATTTACAGCTGCTGCTTTTTATTTATGTGCTAAGAAGCAGAAG CTTAAGGTAGATAAGCTTAGGCTGATTGAGGTGTGTGGAACATCAGAGTCTGAGTTCTCTTGC GTCTCAACCTCCATGACGGACCTTTGCTTTGATTGTGTTGGGAtttcaaaggaaaagaaagatgCAAAGGACGTGAAAGGAAACCGAG ACTTGCTTGATGTGTTACCTGGAAAGAGGAGACTAGAGGATGGTGGATATTCATCTGATGAAGAT TCATCATGTTACAAAAGACATAAGAAGATGGAAGAGGCCAAGTATGAGGACTGGAAATCTACAGTCGTCAATTCGATCAAGCAGAATCCAGAGAAAG GACCTAAGAGAGTTATTCAGGCCAGTCTCAATTTCCCAAAGAAGACAGAGACAAAAGAGTTGCCTGTTGATTCATAG
- the LOC104741159 gene encoding origin of replication complex subunit 6 isoform X1, with protein MDISDIAKKLGLDNNKLLIRKAAEIRRLCDAQFDSSIIGVGEICKAVICMEIAATRLQILFDRQAAIKLSGMSEKAYSRSFNSLQNVIGIKIKLNVRELAVQFGCVRIIKSVQNVLTSYKERFLASLPASRRANADFTRPVFTAAAFYLCAKKQKLKVDKLRLIEVCGTSESEFSCVSTSMTDLCFDCVGISKEKKDAKDVKGNRDLLDVLPGKRRLEDGGYSSDEDVYSWQLASFLHHVTKDIRRWKRPSMRTGNLQSSIRSSRIQRKDLRELFRPVSISQRRQRQKSCLLIHSLAHIRTRILSNLLLF; from the exons ATGGATATCTCCGACATAGCTAAGAAACTTGGTCTGGATAACAACAAGCTTTTAATCAGAAAAGCTGCAGAGATCCGCCGTCTTTGTGATGCCCAGTTCGATTCATCCATCATCGGCGTT GGTGAGATCTGTAAAGCTGTGATATGTATGGAGATCGCCGCCACTag ATTGCAGATTCTGTTCGATAGACAAGCAGCGATTAAGTTGAGTGGTATGTCTGAAAAGGCTTACTCTAGATCATTCAATAGTCTTCAAAACGTTATTGGGATCAA GATTAAGCTTAATGTAAGAGAATTGGCTGTTCAGTTTGGTTGCGTTAGGATAATCAAATCTGTGCAAAATGTTCTTACCTC GTATAAGGAGCGGTTTCTTGCATCGCTACCAGCGTCGAGACGGGCGAATGCTGATTTTACTAGACCTGTATTTACAGCTGCTGCTTTTTATTTATGTGCTAAGAAGCAGAAG CTTAAGGTAGATAAGCTTAGGCTGATTGAGGTGTGTGGAACATCAGAGTCTGAGTTCTCTTGC GTCTCAACCTCCATGACGGACCTTTGCTTTGATTGTGTTGGGAtttcaaaggaaaagaaagatgCAAAGGACGTGAAAGGAAACCGAG ACTTGCTTGATGTGTTACCTGGAAAGAGGAGACTAGAGGATGGTGGATATTCATCTGATGAAGATGTATATTCTTGGCAACTGGCTTCTTTCCT TCATCATGTTACAAAAGACATAAGAAGATGGAAGAGGCCAAGTATGAGGACTGGAAATCTACAGTCGTCAATTCGATCAAGCAGAATCCAGAGAAAG GACCTAAGAGAGTTATTCAGGCCAGTCTCAATTTCCCAAAGAAGACAGAGACAAAAGAGTTGCCTGTTGATTCATAGCCTTGCACACATTCGGACTCGGATCCTTTCCAATTTATTGTTGTTTTGA
- the LOC104741160 gene encoding sphinganine C4-monooxygenase 1-like, with amino-acid sequence MGFVLSDELLGAFAPIVVYWVYSGIYVSLSSLESYRLHSKVEEDEKNLVSKSNVVKGVLLQQFIQAIVAILLFTVTGSDADSSKTKQFSLLVLASQCVTAMLVLDTWQYFMHRYMHHNKFLYKHIHSQHHRLVVPFAYGALYNHPVEGLILDTIGGALSFLISGMSPRTSIFFFSFATIKTVDDHCGLCLPGNLFHMFFKNNTAYHDVHHQLYGSKFNFSQPFFVMWDRILGTYMPYSLEKRKDGGFEARPTKQVKD; translated from the exons ATGGGTTTTGTTCTGTCTGACGAATTGCTAGGAGCTTTTGCTCCAATTGTGGTGTATTGGGTTTACTCTGGGATTTATGTGTCGCTCTCATCGTTGGAGAGCTATAGATTACATTCCAAGGTTGAGGAAGACGAGAAGAATCTTGTCTCCAAGTCCAATGTTGTTAAAGGTGTTCTTCTCCAGCAGTTTATTCAGGCCATCGTCGCTATCCTTCTATTCACG GTGACAGGAAGTGATGCCGATTCCAGCAAGACGAAACAGTTTTCTCTATTGGTTCTAGCTAGCCAGTGTGTAACCGCCATGTTAGTCCTTGACACATGGCAATACTTCATGCATAGGTATATGCATCACAACAAATTCTTATACAAACATATCCACTCTCAGCACCATAGGCTTGTTGTTCCCTTTGCCTATGGAGCTCTATACAACCATCCAGTAGAAGGACTTATACTCGATACAATTGGTGGCGCCTTATCTTTTCTCATCTCGGGTATGTCTCCAAGaacttcaatcttcttcttctcctttgcaaCTATCAAAACTGTGGATGATCATTGCGGACTCTGTCTTCCCGGGAATCTCTTCCATATGTTTTTCAAGAACAACACCGCGTATCATGATGTGCATCATCAGCTTTATGGGAGCAAATTCAACTTCTCTCAGCCTTTCTTTGTCATGTGGGATCGGATTCTCGGTACTTACATGCCTTACTCACTTGAGAAACGGAAAGATGGCGGATTTGAAGCTCGTCCAACTAAACAAGTTAAAGACTGA